The following DNA comes from Gloeocapsa sp. PCC 73106.
ACCTGTATTCACTAATGGTGTTGAATTTGGTGACATAGCTTTTTCTAACGGTAACGGTTTGTTTGCAAACAGCCTTAGCGCTAACGGAGAAGGTGACAGGTTATTTAGAGTTAATCTAAACGCAAACACACTAACCTTAGTAGGTAGTGAAGACGTATCCAATTTGGCGGCACTAGAGTTTAATCGTAATACTAATGTGCTTTTCGGCGGTTCTTTCTCAGGAGGTTTATACACCGTAAATACCTCCAATGGAGACGCCACATTAGTATCCAACATTCCTGACTACCAAGCTGCGGGTGACCTCGCTTTTGATCCAAGTACTGACTCGTTTTTTGCCACATCATCAACTCCTGACGATAGTACCTTGTTCTCCATCACTCCAGATGGTACGGCTAGTCAAATCGGCAATGGTATTGGCTTTGCTAACGTTTTTGGCATAATCCTAGAGGGTAATACACTCTATGGGTTCACCGATATTGGGCAACAGATAATCATCGATCCAACCACCGGTGTAGGGACTTTTGATAGGGATGTTACCGGGACTTTAGATATTATTGTGGGAGCATCACAAACTGAAGCTATTCCTGAACCTTCAAGTCTTTTCGGCATCTTTGGTGCTTTAGGTGGAATACTAGCACTTAAACGCAAATATGGTGTAAATCCTAATTTTGTAAAATAACAGCATTAATAACAATAAGTATAAAAGGTAGGAAAAATCCTATCTTTTCTTTAGCTATTAATAAAATTTTTAAAATGATGATATCAAGTCCGGGTAAATACTTATACATAAAGGTGAGTAGGGGTTAAGGGATCTTAAAGAGTAAGGGGTAAAGGTTTAGATAAAAATGAGACTCACAACTTTATGTTAATTAATTAAGCGGATATGATAAATAATAGAAAAACTCATAATAGTAAATACTCTCTCAAAGATGCCAGAATATAGCGCAACAGAATTTATTGCTAGTATTTCTTCCTTAGAAAACGATCAAGAGCAAATCTATAAAATCTATGAAAGTACTAAGATTGATGCTAAATATATGGGAATTGATATTATTAATGAAGAAGCGATCTCGAAGAAATTTGCCTTTGGCGGTGCTAACCCTACAGAAACGGATGGAAATGTCTAGAGAAAATCAAATGCCTTGGACTTAGACGAGTATTATCAGAGCAAATACAAATCTTTGTCTGGAATTAAGCTTTTTGCCGATCGCTGTGCAGCGGCTGTCATTGGTGCTTACCCAAAAAACGAGGCGATAGGAAATACATCTGAGCTGAAATAGAGATATTAATGCTGTGCATAGTGATAATTAAAAATAATCATTTTACAAATATATAAGTTTCCTATAATCTAATAGTAGAAAGGAGTTTTCGTCTTGAGCAGTATTTTTACTGCTTGAATTTTCTCTCGAGAGTTAAAATATCGAAAGAGAAGAATAGAGAGTTTCCGTACTTTGATGAAGCTACAAGAAATAGATTTGAATTTGCTATTTATTTTAAAAGTGTTATTAGAAGAAAAGGGAGTTACCAAAGCGAGCGAAAAATTAAATTTGACTCAATCAGCTACCAGTCATGCTTTAAACAGACTACGAAAAATGTTTAACGATCCCTTGCTGATGCGATCGCCTTATGGGATGCTTCCTACTCCTAGAGCGATCACTTTGCAAAAATCCCTTGAAAATATACTTGTTGATATCGAGCAGTTAATTGAAGAACCTATTTTTCGTCCTGAAACTGCTAAAGGAACTATTCGAATAGCAGCTTCAGATTATGCAAATACCGTTATACTTCCTTCTGTTGTCAAAGAACTTTTTCAAAAAAGTCCTCATGTCGATATTCAATGTTATGAATGGCGTGCTGACACTTTAGAGAAGATAGCCAATAAAGAAATTGATATCGGTTTAGGTGTACTAGATATAGATCAACCCAATTCATTCCTGTGTCAAAACTTATTCAAAGAACGCTTTGTATCTATAGTAAGAGCAGATCATCCTATTCTTCAAGAAGTTATCACTATGGAATCTTATATTGCTTGGCCACACGCTTTAGTTACTATTGGTTCATCAATAAATTCAATTAAAAAATCACCTAAAAGTCATGTTGATCAAGTATTAGAAAAATTGGGATTAAAACGTCGCTTGATGTTAAAGTTACCTCATTTCCTTGCGGCAGCTCTTATTGTTAGTCAAACCGATCTTATTGTAACCTTACCTCGTAGAATTACCCTACTTTTTACTAATATTGCTGAGATCGCTTTTTTTGAGCCGCCAATTGATTTGGGTGAGTATAACTATATGCTCATTTGGGCTAAGCATTCAGATCACATTCCCCTGCAAATGTGGCTACGCAATATCTACGTAAACCTGACAATCTCATTCCCGTTGTCCAAGAACTTGGTCGTCGTCACGTTGGCTATGGGGTGGAAAACGAATACTATGATGCAATAGGTCAGGTTTTGATTTGGACTTTAAAACAACAACTGGGTCAAGATTTCACTAAGCCCGTACAGAAGGCTTGGGAGGAAGCTTTTGCCTTTTTAAGCAGCATCATGAAAGAAGCCGCCACGGAATCTAAGTCTGAAAAATTGCGATTATAAAAGTAATATATTATGGAACAATCACTAGTTCAGTGGCTGATACTTTTGGGTTTGGGTTTTCCTCTGTTGAGTATTTTGCTTGGGGAAGCTGTAGAAAGATTAGAACGCCAGAGTCATCCTGGTGCGATCGCTCTGCGTCAGATCCGTCAATACGTCTTACCACCTTTGGCGTTGTTGTTAGTGGCGCGCAAACTGTTTAACATAACCAACGAAGCCGGTTGGACTCAGATTGTAGAGACTTTGACTTGGGGCGCGATTATTGTAGCTGGTATTTCTTCAATTAATGCCCTATTAACCATCAATCAGCAACCACTCAAAGGACAAATCCAAGTACCTAACCTGTTTTTTCAAGTGTTTCGGGGAGGGTTGATTTTAACGATTGCCTATCATATCTTCAGTAGTGTCTGGAAAATAGATCTGAGTCAAATAGGTACTAGCGTTGGGATTGCTTCGGCGGTAATTGCCCTGGCTTTGCAAGATACTATTAGCAATTTAGCATCAGGATTATTGCTATTGACCGCGCGACCTTTTAAAGTAGGGGATTGGATTGAGTTTGACGGTAAACAAGGTAGGGTAATTGACCAAAATTGGTGGTCAGTCAGTTTATTATACGCCAATAGAAGAATTATTGTTCCTAACGGCGTATTAGCTAAAGCAACCATTGATAATTACGGAACCGAACCGATCGCTAAAAGCATCTCAGTTAGCTTCTCCTACGATGATTCTCCCGATCAAGTCATTCCTGTCTTAAATAGTTTAGTAACTGGTATAGATTTAATCAAATCCGAAGGAAATGCCTTTGTTAGTTCCTATGGAGACTTTGCCATTAATTATGAGCTATGGTACAAAGTTCTCCCAGAAAACAACTTTGCCGCTTCATCTAAACTTAATCAACGAATGTACTATATGACCAAACGGTATGGTTTTACTATGACCTATCCGATAACAGTTAACTACAACTTTGATAATCAACAGGCAGTACCCAGTCAAATCCCACAAGTGTCAAATAATCGTCAGGAAGAATTGTTGAGCTATTTGCGATCGCTCGCTTATTTTTATACCATTGACAATCTCAACCTCGAAAAATTAGCCTCAAAAGCTAAATTTCAAGTTTATAGCAAGGATGAATTGATTACTCAAGAAGGTAAACTAGATAACGAATTTTACATTCTCTATCAAGGTAACGCGGAAGTTAAACTTACCGACTCACAAGGGCGCATCAAAATTATTAACCGATTACGTGCAGGTGACGCCTTTGGAGAAATGGCTCTCTATCCCGAAGAAATAAGCCCCGTCACCATCATAGCAGGGCATAACACTGAGGTGATCGTCATTCCAGCCAAAGAAATTTTACAACTGATTCAATCTAACAGTAAATTTGCTTCAGAAATGGTTCAGTTTATTGAAGACCGCAAAAAAGCAGTGGCTTTAGCCAAAAGTATCCCCAATGAAACCGTAAACATTTATAGATAAGGAGGAAAAAATGCGCTTATTTCACTGTATTTTGCTGCTCGGATTATTGACAGCCTGTACTGAAGAGTTAGAAATTGTCAAGCCAGAACCACCTCCTGAAAGTCTTAAAATGATTAACCAGGTTGTCAATGAAGTAACAGAAAAAAAAAGTTCTGGTATCGAAAAAGTTGAGCGTGAACCGAATGCTGATGGGCAAGAAACAACTCGTAATATTATTTTGCCTTCTATAGATCCCCTAGACTTGAAAGGAAAACTGATTATCTCGGGTAGTCAATTGGGTTTGCCCATTAGCGAAGCCATTGCCCAAAGATTTATTGAAGATGGCTTTCCCGGTGAAATTAATTTAACTGGTTTAAATACAGCAAAAGGCTTCGAACTACTTTGCGCACAAGGAAAGATAGATATTGTTAATGCTTCTCGTCCTATTAATAGGGATGAATCAGCTACTTGCTATCAGTTCGATCGCCAACCTCTCGGGTTTCCTATTGCTAGAGATACAGTAACATTAGTAATTAGTTCTCAAAACACTTTTTTACCTGCCAGTTTAAGCAAAGAACAATTGCGCAAAATATTTACCGCTCAAAAATGGTCAGACGTAGACCCTCAATGGCCAGATCAAGACATTAAAAGAGTTTTTCCCAAAGGACCAGGCTCAAAAGGAGGATTCGATCAAATGGCGGATTATCTAGCCCTTGAAAATGGGGGTAAAAAACTAGAGAATGACCCAGACACCTCTTTTTATGATTTTGTAGAGGAATTACATTCACAGACTTTAATTGACCCTTATATCTTTGGTATTTTAGAATATGCTTACTATAACCAAAATAAAGATATCTTTAAAAGCATCGCCATTGATGGTGTTGAACCCTCTAACCCTAATTATCCCGTTTCCCGTACTTTGTATATTTACGTTGACGCTCAAGCAATTAAAAAACGCCCAGAACTCCAAGGTTTTATTAACTATTACTTAACTTATAATAATCAAGCATCCAGTAGTTTGGGCTTTTTTCCTGTCAGTGAGACCGTGTTAAATGCCTCGAAAACTAAGCTTTTACAGCTTATGGGTGAGGCAAAATAACTACACTAGTATTATCCCCATCCCTTCTAAACGTTGCTTAAAACACAGGTTGAAAAGTGTTTAGTGCTGCGGGGTTTTACATAAACTAGTTGACCAATTTTTAAATTCAACATTTTAGCTCGCTCTTTAGTAAGATGAACCGTTATTTCTAGATTATCTGGCAATACCAATTCTGCTTGTACTTCGCGACCTAAATGAAGTATCCTTTTAACTTTAGCTTGGCTATTACAGCCATCGTTAAAGAGTGAAATTTCTAACTCATGAGGACGTACAAACACCTCAGCTTCAGGTAGAGAGAAAGATTGAGTCTCAAAAAGATGAGCATGACTCGGTAGAATATTTACTTCTCCTACAAATTGCATCACGAAGGGACTAACTGGATTATCATAGATTTCTGCAGGACTTCCTATTTGTTCTATACGTCCATGGTTCATAATGATTATTTGATCAGCTACCTCCATCGCTTCTTCTTGGTCATGGGTGACAAAAACGCTGGTGATGTGAACTTCATCGTGCAATCTTCTTAACCAAGCGCGCAGTTCTTTTCTGACTTTAGCGTCTAAAGCTCCAAAGGGTTCATCCAATAGCAATACTTGAGGTTGTACGATTAATGCTCGAGCTAAAGCTACGCGTTGTCGTTGACCTCCAGAAAGTTGAGCGGGATAGCGATTGCCATAGCCTTCGAGTTGAATCAATTCTAATAACTCGTCTACTTTGGGTTTAATCGCAGTCCGAGGATGTTTGCGTATCTCTAAACCAAAAGCAATATTCTGTCTCACTGTCAAATGTTTAAACAGCGCGTAATGTTGAAAAACAAACCCAATATTGCGCTGTCTGATATCTAAATGGGTCGCATCACGTCCATTGATCATGATTTTTCCTTGGTCTGGAATTTCTAAACCCGCGATCATTCTCAAAAGAGTAGATTTACCAGAACCAGAAGGACCGAGAATAGCTACTAATTTTCTTTCTTCAACCTGGAGATTGATTTCGCTTAAAGCTTGAAAGTTGCCAAATTTTTTAGAAACATTGTGAACAAATATACTCATGATTTTTACCTCGAATGTGTTGTTTTACGTTCTAGAATTTCTTTAAATATCAGAGTTAACCCCGCTAATAAGGCGAGAATTAACGCTGCACTAAAAGCCGATTGAGTTTGATAGTTTTTGTAGGTTTGCTCCACAAAGATTGGTAGAGTAGCGGTGCGACCAATGATGCTTCCAGAAACCACAGAAACCGCACCAAATTCTCCCATAGCTCTAGCGTTAGTTAACAAGAGACCATATAACAATCCCCAACGTATATTAGGTAAAGTTA
Coding sequences within:
- a CDS encoding PEP-CTERM sorting domain-containing protein (PEP-CTERM proteins occur, often in large numbers, in the proteomes of bacteria that also encode an exosortase, a predicted intramembrane cysteine proteinase. The presence of a PEP-CTERM domain at a protein's C-terminus predicts cleavage within the sorting domain, followed by covalent anchoring to some some component of the (usually Gram-negative) cell surface. Many PEP-CTERM proteins exhibit an unusual sequence composition that includes large numbers of potential glycosylation sites. Expression of one such protein has been shown restore the ability of a bacterium to form floc, a type of biofilm.), with the translated sequence MRFKNISTVLSLTLVTLATVDVANATSYLATNDGIIGTIDTSTGVFTPVFTNGVEFGDIAFSNGNGLFANSLSANGEGDRLFRVNLNANTLTLVGSEDVSNLAALEFNRNTNVLFGGSFSGGLYTVNTSNGDATLVSNIPDYQAAGDLAFDPSTDSFFATSSTPDDSTLFSITPDGTASQIGNGIGFANVFGIILEGNTLYGFTDIGQQIIIDPTTGVGTFDRDVTGTLDIIVGASQTEAIPEPSSLFGIFGALGGILALKRKYGVNPNFVK
- a CDS encoding LysR family transcriptional regulator, whose translation is MKLQEIDLNLLFILKVLLEEKGVTKASEKLNLTQSATSHALNRLRKMFNDPLLMRSPYGMLPTPRAITLQKSLENILVDIEQLIEEPIFRPETAKGTIRIAASDYANTVILPSVVKELFQKSPHVDIQCYEWRADTLEKIANKEIDIGLGVLDIDQPNSFLCQNLFKERFVSIVRADHPILQEVITMESYIAWPHALVTIGSSINSIKKSPKSHVDQVLEKLGLKRRLMLKLPHFLAAALIVSQTDLIVTLPRRITLLFTNIAEIAFFEPPIDLGEYNYMLIWAKHSDHIPLQMWLRNIYVNLTISFPLSKNLVVVTLAMGWKTNTMMQ
- a CDS encoding sulfate/molybdate ABC transporter ATP-binding protein; the encoded protein is MSIFVHNVSKKFGNFQALSEINLQVEERKLVAILGPSGSGKSTLLRMIAGLEIPDQGKIMINGRDATHLDIRQRNIGFVFQHYALFKHLTVRQNIAFGLEIRKHPRTAIKPKVDELLELIQLEGYGNRYPAQLSGGQRQRVALARALIVQPQVLLLDEPFGALDAKVRKELRAWLRRLHDEVHITSVFVTHDQEEAMEVADQIIIMNHGRIEQIGSPAEIYDNPVSPFVMQFVGEVNILPSHAHLFETQSFSLPEAEVFVRPHELEISLFNDGCNSQAKVKRILHLGREVQAELVLPDNLEITVHLTKERAKMLNLKIGQLVYVKPRSTKHFSTCVLSNV
- a CDS encoding globin domain-containing protein, which produces MATQYLRKPDNLIPVVQELGRRHVGYGVENEYYDAIGQVLIWTLKQQLGQDFTKPVQKAWEEAFAFLSSIMKEAATESKSEKLRL
- a CDS encoding cyclic nucleotide-binding domain-containing protein, which translates into the protein MEQSLVQWLILLGLGFPLLSILLGEAVERLERQSHPGAIALRQIRQYVLPPLALLLVARKLFNITNEAGWTQIVETLTWGAIIVAGISSINALLTINQQPLKGQIQVPNLFFQVFRGGLILTIAYHIFSSVWKIDLSQIGTSVGIASAVIALALQDTISNLASGLLLLTARPFKVGDWIEFDGKQGRVIDQNWWSVSLLYANRRIIVPNGVLAKATIDNYGTEPIAKSISVSFSYDDSPDQVIPVLNSLVTGIDLIKSEGNAFVSSYGDFAINYELWYKVLPENNFAASSKLNQRMYYMTKRYGFTMTYPITVNYNFDNQQAVPSQIPQVSNNRQEELLSYLRSLAYFYTIDNLNLEKLASKAKFQVYSKDELITQEGKLDNEFYILYQGNAEVKLTDSQGRIKIINRLRAGDAFGEMALYPEEISPVTIIAGHNTEVIVIPAKEILQLIQSNSKFASEMVQFIEDRKKAVALAKSIPNETVNIYR
- a CDS encoding substrate-binding domain-containing protein — its product is MRLFHCILLLGLLTACTEELEIVKPEPPPESLKMINQVVNEVTEKKSSGIEKVEREPNADGQETTRNIILPSIDPLDLKGKLIISGSQLGLPISEAIAQRFIEDGFPGEINLTGLNTAKGFELLCAQGKIDIVNASRPINRDESATCYQFDRQPLGFPIARDTVTLVISSQNTFLPASLSKEQLRKIFTAQKWSDVDPQWPDQDIKRVFPKGPGSKGGFDQMADYLALENGGKKLENDPDTSFYDFVEELHSQTLIDPYIFGILEYAYYNQNKDIFKSIAIDGVEPSNPNYPVSRTLYIYVDAQAIKKRPELQGFINYYLTYNNQASSSLGFFPVSETVLNASKTKLLQLMGEAK